From the Primulina tabacum isolate GXHZ01 chromosome 3, ASM2559414v2, whole genome shotgun sequence genome, one window contains:
- the LOC142540891 gene encoding ubiquitin-conjugating enzyme E2 27-like has translation MVDFARVQKELQECNRDFEVSGIKVVPKSEANLAHLLGTIPGPIGTPYEGGTFKIDIILADGYPFEPPKMKFVTKVWHPNISSQSGAICLDILKDQWSPALTLKTALLSIQALLSAPEPDDPQDAVVARQYLKEHHTFLGTARYWTEAFAMTSSLDVEEKVKKLVEMGFPETLVRNALESVGGDENLALEKLCSG, from the exons ATGGTGGATTTTGCTAGAGTGCAGAAGGAATTGCAAGAGTGCAATCGAGATTTTGAGGTGTCTGGGATTAAGGTGGTTCCAAAGAGTGAAGCTAATCTTGCCCACTTGCTTGGCACAATCCCTGGTCCTATTGGCACTCCTTACGAAGGCGGAACTTTCAAGATCGATATCATTTTGGCTG ATGGATACCCATTCGAGCCTCCCAAGATGAAGTTCGTCACAAAAGTATG GCATCCTAATATAAGCAGTCAAAGTGGTGCAATATGCCTGGATATCCTGAAAGATCAATGGAGCCCAGCTCTGACTTTAAAAACTGCTCTTCTTTCTATACAAGCATTGCTCTCTGCTCCTGAACCTGATGATCCTCAAGATGCTGTGGTAGCACGACAG TATCTTAAAGAACATCACACTTTTTTGGGCACCGCTCGTTACTGGACTGAAGCATTTGCCATGACATCATCTCTTGATGTCGAGGAGAAG GTGAAAAAACTTGTGGAGATGGGGTTCCCTGAAACATTGGTACGGAATGCTTTGGAGAGCGTTGGTGGTGACGAAAATTTGGCGCTTGAGAAGCTTTGTTCTGGTTAG
- the LOC142540887 gene encoding uncharacterized protein LOC142540887 → MSRSPSFSVKSELASEVDEKALHQWVVAFCIIRFDLEQGQLIEECCPPGCLTQNEELQVAFSSFPDSVSQNLNRSSIHDCIFFFRIRRHEKPPLSNIGPSKTNEVCNNLIFQGPLCADSQKGKNHYNSRYLYGFVFNRQRHDERLKRGGEQKSVVILSHSPYSCVFRPLLQIMGPLYFDIGKKALAHIASCVSMWPTPVPGNLMVLPIGNALLKVNLPPPHSLPSDSGIFEDSASSLAPLLPSNLSVPQGLFHDSDLFGTFRGLLMHLWKLWEVLLIGEPILIIAPTPPQCCEAVAGLVSLVAPLLFSVDFRPYFTIHDSEFSILNSLPEGAAFPPMVLGVTNLFFLKALRNVPHIVSVGTPVSHSSRLNIDSRASNGGISAQEERLNFRHLSVRKFTAANFLNAVKLKRDGPLCLMTEHKEAVWSNYASVTKPDTSILNRLVDAGLSPRVEESMSVVNNDILRRHFLELTTNFLAPFGPYFRANTPSEGSSPYADPPSLPSFSTEEFLSTLSERGPGKFLLKRMRSNWLDLYRRFLKGHNFLPWFRRKRAVAEQEQYKMWRQARIKSNINQLIARMSELEIVDFFNAIERNLQGEMLHGKTNEDTEDVCMKLKKDLQIVFEVLPKDLQQLLIMNPCRASLLRESLDCSDLPGHPVPTVDVSSAEFQ, encoded by the exons ATGAGCCGGTCGCCGTCATTTTCTGTGAAGTCGGAACTTGCATCAGAAGTTGACGAAAAAGCTTTGCATCAATGGGTAGTTGCTTTTTGTATCATTAGGTTTGATCTCGAGCAGGGGCAGCTCATTGAGGAGTGTTGTCCACCTGGCTGTCTTACCCAAAATGAGGAGCTTCAAGTTGCTTTTAGTTCGTTCCCAGATTCAGTTTCACAGAACCTTAACCGATCAAGTATTCATGATTGTATCTTCTTCTTCCGCATAAGGAGGCATGAAAAACCTCCACTTTCAAACATTGGTCCATCAAAGACTAATGAAGTATGTAATAACTTAATATTTCAAGGGCCATTGTGTGCGGATTCGCAAAAGGGTAAAAATCACTATAACTCAAGATACCTGTATGGTTTTGTGTTTAATAGGCAGAGACATGATGAGAGGCTAAAGCGGGGAGGTGAACAAAAATCTGTTGTTATTCTTTCTCACAGTCCATACTCTTGTGTGTTTAGGCCTTTGCTACAAATTATGGGCCCTTTGTACTTTGATATTGGAAAGAAAGCACTGGCTCACATTGCTAGTTGTGTATCGATGTGGCCTACTCCTGTACCTGGTAATCTCATGGTGCTTCCTATTGGGAATGCGTTACTGAAAGTGAACCTTCCTCCTCCTCACAGTTTGCCATCTGATAGTGGGATTTTTGAAGACTCTGCGTCCTCACTGGCCCCCCTTCTCCCTTCAAATCTATCAGTGCCACAGGGTTTATTTCATGACTCCGATCTTTTTGGAACATTCCGGGGACTCTTGATGCATCTTTGGAAGCTCTGGGAAGTGTTACTCATTGGGGAACCCATTTTAATCATAGCACCGACCCCTCCCCAGTGCTGTGAAGCAGTTGCTGGTCTAGTTAGTTTGGTTGCCCCATTACTTTTCAGTGTTGACTTCAGGCCTTACTTTACAATACACGACTCTGAATTTTCCATTTTGAACTCTCTCCCAGAGGGGGCCGCTTTTCCTCCAATGGTTTTAGGTGTCACAAACCTCTTTTTCTTAAAAGCACTGCGTAATGTGCCTCACATAGTTTCAGTTGGAACTCCTGTTTCACATTCTAGTCGTCTTAACATTGATTCAAGGGCTTCAAATGGGGGAATCTCTGCTCAAGAAGAACGATTGAACTTCCGACATCTTTCGGTAAGGAAGTTTACTGCTGCAAACTTCTTGAATGCAGTAAAGTTGAAAAGAGATGGTCCTTTGTGTCTAATGACAGAACACAAAGAAGCTGTATGGTCGAATTATGCTTCAGTGACAAAGCCAGATACCTCTATCTTGAATAGACTTGTTGATGCTGGATTATCTCCAAGGGTTGAGGAGTCGATGTCAGTTGTTAACAATGATATATTACGCCGCCATTTTTTGGAGCTGACCACGAACTTTTTGGCCCCTTTTGGTCCATATTTCAGAGCAAATACTCCTTCTGAAGGTTCATCTCCATATGCTGATCCACCTTCTCTACCATCTTTCAGTACTGAGGAATTCTTATCAACTTTGTCAGAAAGAGGTCCTGGGAAGTTTCTACTGAAGAGAATGAGGTCAAATTGGCTAGATCTCTACAG GCGTTTCTTGAAAGGACACAACTTTCTGCCATGGTTCCGTAGAAAACGTGCTGTTGCTGAGCAAGAACAGTATAAAATGTGGAGACAAGCTAGAATTAAAAGCAACATAAACCAGTTGATAGCTCGGATGTCAGAATTGGAAATTGTTGATTTCTTCAATGCGATTGAGAGAAACCTCCAAGGAGAAATGCTG CATGGAAAAACAAATGAAGATACTGAAGATGTTTGCATGAAATTGAAGAAAGATCTGCAAATTGTATTTGAAGTTCTTCCAAAGGACTTGCAGCAACTTCTTATTATGAACCCCTGCAGGGCATCTCTTTTACGAGAAAGCCTCGACTGCTCAGATCTTCCCGGGCATCCTGTTCCAACAGTTGATGTATCTTCTGCTGAATTTCAATGA
- the LOC142540890 gene encoding putative pectinesterase 8, with protein MSPRALCVSIFFAFIAFLASTNFLEQNIQSINDLVHFPSKTLSHMPLISVLLHRSHHHSHHRRHRKHTDQNNNTKVVCDDFPPDFPPPDTNTTSILCVDHNGCCNFTTVQAAVDAVNVSSLRRTIIWINNGIYFEKIIVPRTKPNLTFQGQGYTSTAIVWNDTANSSHGTFYSGSVQVFAANFIAKNISFMNVAPIPGPGAVGAQAVAIRVSGDKSAFWGCGFFGAQDTLHDDRGRHYFKECYIQGSIDFIFGNAKSFYENCHITSIATPVPAGTRNINGAVTAHGRASKEENSGFAFVNCSIGGTGRIWLGRAWRPFSTVVFSLTNMSDIIAPEGWNDFNDPARDQTLFYAEYNNTGDGANTTLRAPYVQRLNDTQASPFLNLSFIDADQWLQPYA; from the exons ATGAGTCCTAGAGCCCTTTGTGTCTCTATTTTCTTTGCCTTTATTGCATTCTTGGCATCCACAAATTTCTTGGAACAAAACATACAATCCATCAATGACCTTGTCCATTTTCCCTCTAAAACGTTATCCCACATGCCCTTGATTTCGGTTCTACTTCACCGTTCTCATCACCATTCGCATCATCGACGACATCGCAAACATACCGACCAAAACAATAACACGAAGGTGGTTTGCGACGATTTTCCGCCCGATTTCCCCCCTCCGGACACCAACACGACTTCGATTCTCTGTGTCGACCACAATGGTTGTTGCAACTTCACCACGGTCCAAGCAGCGGTCGACGCAGTTAACGTTTCGAGCCTAAGAAGGACTATAATTTGGATCAATAATGGAATTTACTT TGAGAAAATTATAGTTCCAAGAACCAAACCTAACCTCACTTTCCAAGGGCAAGGGTATACATCAACCGCAATTGTATGGAATGACACAGCCAATTCTTCTCATGGAACCTTCTACAGCGGATCAGTTCAAGTCTTTGCAGCCAATTTTATTGCCAAAAATATAAGTTTCATG AATGTGGCTCCGATTCCAGGGCCAGGAGCGGTCGGAGCGCAAGCCGTGGCCATCAGGGTTTCCGGAGACAAGTCAGCTTTCTGGGGCTGCGGTTTTTTCGGAGCCCAGGATACTTTACACGACGACAGGGGTCGCCATTACTTCAAGGAATGCTATATTCAAGGTTCAATCGACTTCATCTTTGGAAATGCTAAGTCATTCTATGAG AATTGCCATATAACATCCATAGCCACCCCAGTACCAGCCGGCACGAGGAACATAAACGGGGCGGTGACGGCTCATGGCCGGGCCTCGAAGGAAGAAAACAGTGGCTTCGCATTCGTGAACTGCAGCATAGGAGGGACTGGAAGAATATGGCTCGGCCGAGCTTGGAGGCCTTTCTCCACTGTTGTGTTTTCATTAACAAATATGTCTGATATTATTGCTCCTGAGGGGTGGAATGATTTCAATGACCCAGCAAGAGACCA GACTCTGTTTTATGCGGAGTACAATAACACGGGCGATGGAGCAAATACAACACTGAGGGCTCCTTATGTTCAAAGACTGAACGACACACAAGCTTCTCCATTTCTAAATCTTTCCTTCATTGATGCTGATCAGTGGTTACAACCTTATGCCTGA